From Rhodospirillales bacterium, one genomic window encodes:
- a CDS encoding transposase, with protein sequence SRRLEARVRRYQRRLARQRRGSRRRERTRRRLARTQRRIAQRRRDWQHQVSRSLAGGTVVVEALRTRAMTASAKGTMAAPGRHVRQKAGLNREILATGWSGLRAMLAYKAARLVAVDPAHTSRTCAACGHADAASRRSQSSFECVACGHADHADLNAARNIRRRGMALLHGEECSGLPTPVTRETDRRLAA encoded by the coding sequence AGCCGGCGGCTCGAGGCGAGGGTCCGGCGGTATCAGCGCCGCCTCGCCCGGCAGCGCCGCGGCTCGAGGCGGCGCGAGCGCACGCGGCGACGGCTGGCGCGCACGCAGCGGCGGATCGCGCAACGGCGCCGCGACTGGCAGCACCAGGTGAGCCGGTCGCTGGCCGGGGGCACGGTGGTGGTCGAAGCATTGCGGACGCGCGCGATGACGGCGTCGGCAAAAGGCACAATGGCGGCGCCCGGCCGGCACGTCCGGCAGAAGGCCGGCCTGAACCGTGAGATCCTGGCGACGGGCTGGAGCGGTCTCCGCGCGATGCTCGCCTACAAGGCGGCGCGGCTGGTCGCGGTGGACCCGGCCCACACCAGCCGGACCTGTGCGGCGTGCGGCCACGCGGACGCGGCCTCGCGCCGCAGCCAGTCGAGTTTCGAGTGCGTGGCCTGCGGCCATGCGGACCACGCGGACCTGAACGCGGCCCGCAACATCCGGCGTCGGGGAATGGCGCTGCTGCACGGCGAGGAGTGTTCGGGTTTGCCGACTCCTGTGACCCGTGAAACGGATCGACGGCTGGCAGCGTGA